The region AGTTTATTAATTAGTTGCATGTAAATCCAAAACATGAACATGACCATTGATCGATTATATATTCACAGAAATCTAAAAGTGTATGTGAAAGTAGTTGTTGGTGCATGATTTGTGTGTGGATCATTGCCTATCTGAGTATTTTGGTTAATAAATTAGCGGTAGATGTTACAATTATTCATCATCAGTTTACTAGATTAGAGCAGGCCAAAAGCTGCAAGAGTGACTCCGTAATCAACTGCAGTATTAACTGATTCTCAAATTCATACAGAATCCTCACTACTCTCAATCATCTAATCCCAAACTGAAACTCTGGTCAGACAACAGTGACATGCAAGAAACACACTAGGCATAATATTTTTCCACTCTTAgtacaaaaaaaataaatatatttttccACTCCACctatataataatttataatttaatctAGTAACATTTTCAAATATTTCTCTTATATTATATGTACAATAAGACATTAGTTGAAACTATTTATTACATACACTACTGCAGGAAATAAGGTTCTACATACGCGGCAATGACACATAAGCTTTGTGGGACTATCATGTTAGCCTTGCGGGACCACCACGGGTCTAACAGCTGTCAATACACGACCATTTTTTAACTAAACCCATCAGAGATAACCCGATCAACTCGTTCAGTCGGGTTTAAGCAAAATGTCTGTTTTTAAATTAAACCCGGCCGTGTTTTCCGTTGGTTTACACTCTTTTTCTTGTAATGATAGTTCAAACtgaaattttgaaatttatgtccTTGGCGTATATTTACTTTAATTTACTTGACTATGTGGTTTTCTAAAAATGATCACTTATATAATATCCGGATATTGTAAATATGGTTATGGCCATTCAGCTAATTTGAAACTCCGCCTGTAAGTACCAGTTGTTAACAAGTGCTCTCTGTATACTGCGTGTAAGTGTCTGTATTATTGTCTTATAATCAGAGTCGTCTTTAAGCTTTTGTAAACTGGGGAGCTGTTTCAGCAATTTCTAATCACTCTCGTATCCACAATGTTCTAAGCCTCCTCATTGTTATGGCACAACTGTCCAGTGACAATATTAAGAAACTTAACCTAACCTACAGCCCCAGCTGATACAAAATTATAGAAATGTTTTTATAAACCTGGTTTTTATTTCCGGCAATGTCTACCACTACACAGACTATAGTGTATATATATTCAAGTTTGCTGGAAAACCTAACATGACTTAGCTTTCATGACTTGTTAGTTTTGCTTGAAACCTAAACATCCAAATATTGACAGAGCTTTCATGACCTAGCTTTGCTGGTAAATCAAATGTGCTTGAGCTTTCATGACTAGCTTTATTAAAGGAAACTAATTAAGTATATTTGAATAAACATTATTCATGATTAAAATCACTAGCATGTACTTGCGTAGGAAATTTTGGAGACTAGCTGCTGAACATTATGTATATGGTTTCTTTCACTAGGCCGGCCATTATGCAATGTTGGAATAAAAAAGTAATCGGAACCATTTTCTTATAAATAAATTGTTGAAGACCAATTCTGTGTTTTGGTCATCTCCATGTCAACTTCACCCTCATGCTAAGGCCTGCAACTCTCCTCTTTCATCCTAGCTGGCTCCCCCCAGATAATTGTGTTTGTTTCTTATCCCTAGTTGAATTTGTTTTTAATCTGTCTTGATGGCTGTATAAAACTATTGCGAAAAATTGAGTGCTTCAActttattttctttaaaattacGTACATTATTTAACTTGGCTAATTAATGtaatcaaaaaaaatatttttgatttcAGATTTTTTCTGTTGAGTATGCTGCTTTAACCGAAAGTTCAATTTTCATTATCTTAGTTATATACTTGCTACATTTCTATCTTTCCCCATACTTTTAGTTCAATTAGGTTCTTCAACTTTTACAAAAATGGTTACGTGCAATATCTAAATAGTCGGACTTTTAGGACGATTCTGCATTGTCAAAAGGAGATATGCGTGTATACGAACTCTGTGATGAGAAAGATATAGACCGCAAGAGAGAAGGTCTTTTCCGACCGTCTAGTACAGACCGAATTGTTTAAGGTGATAAAAATGATCGACTTTTAAATTTGGTCGGAATGATAGAGTCAATACTGATCGCAATAAAATATCCGTGGATATTCAATCTTTAACGATTAATTATTACGATCGCAATCAATATTATTTGACTATTGACATTAAATTCATGTCAACTTATTTCGATCATGTAAATCAACTGTTTCTCGATCTGTAAGAAGTTATTATAATAAAAACCACCGATGTAAGCCCCCTTATAACAACCGATTATACGTTTGATAATGCCCTATCTTTTGTAGTAATAGGTTGAATAAGTGAACCAAAATAATGAAAACAAAAATACTTTTCCATACCTTGTGATCATATCACCAAGTGAGAAAAATTAGAGGACTTGGGCTAATACTACCTAATGTCATTTAAAAAAACTTTAAAATCGGCAAATTCAATCTCGTAATTGTCCTTCAAAAATTAGTTAGTAATAAATGGTATATGCATCTTCAATTGACATACAATATTTATTTGTGTGTCAAATATTTCTCAAAACTTTTAACAATATATCTGTGTTAACTTAAAAAGTTAAACAACAGTCCCAAAATACACCGCACAGTGTATATTCTACATGTTCCCCTCTTCCCCTCCCTTATATAAACCTCTGCGAGAAGCACTCAGTCCATCATATAATTATACAACTACACTTTACACATAGCATATGATGAAAGGTGCATTCGAAGTTGCTCATGGAGCGCTGAGCGTAATCCAACCCCATGAACAATGGGACTACACATTATCAGTTGGATACCCAACTTCAGCCAATTCTAACCATTATTTAAAACCAAAGACCACCGGCGTGCCAGAGAGAAATGAACTCTCCGATTGGGTTGAAAATGTCACCAGGCAACTCATCGAAGACTTACCCGAAAGCAGCTTGCAGACTGAATCGTCGACAGTTGTGTATGAGGATAACACAGTCCCAGCCCTAACGGGAGAGCTAAGGCCAAGGAAAATTGCAAAGAGAAGTCATGATAGTTCTGGTCATGAAAATAATAATGCCCATTTCCCCGATCAGAGTAATATAATTGGTATTGGTTGCGGAGATAATAACACTAAGCAAATTAGCTTAAGCAAATTAGATGAGTCTGGTTTAAGTTTAATCACATTACTTTTGGAGTGTGCAGTTGCGATTTCAGTTGATAATCTTGGCGAGGCTCATAGGATGTTACTTGAGCTAAATCAAACTGCTTCCCCTTACGGACCTTCTTGTGCAGAAAGAATTGTTGCTTATTTTGCAAAAGCCATGTCTAGCAGGGTTATGAATTCTTGGCTTGGAATTTGCTCACCCTTGATCAATTACAAGAATGTGCATAGTGCGTTCCAAGTCTTCAATAACGTTTCCCCTTATATCAAGTTTGCACATTTCACTTCCAACCAAGCAATTCTCGAGGCATTTCATCGACGCGATAGAGTTCATATCATTGATCTTGACATCATGCAAGGCCTTCAATGGCCAGCCTTATTTCATATCCTTGCCACACGTATGGAAGGGCCTCCGCATGTGAGAATGACGGGTATGGGGAGCTCAATGGAGTTATTGGTTGACACCGGAAAACAATTGTCTAACTTTGCCAAACGCCTGGGAATGTCATTTGAGTTTCATCCTGTGGCAAAGAAGTTTGGTGACTTGAGTGATGTTTCAATGCTTCAAATACGAAGAGGCGAAACCCTAGCTGTGCATTGGCTGCAACACTCACTTTACGACGCGACTGGACCGGACTGGAAAACAATGAGATTGCTCCAAGATTTAAACCCTAGGGTAATAACATTAGTGGAACAAGACATATCTCATGGAGGTTCTTTCTTGGACCGTTTTGTAGGATCCTTACATTTCTATTCAACCATATTTGATTCTCTAGGGGCTTTTATGCCAACTGACGATTCAAATCGACATCGAGTCGAGCACGAACTTTTACACAGGGAGATCAACAATATAATGGCAATAGGAGGACCTGCAAGGAGTGGAGAAGAGAAGTTTAAGCATTGGAGAAGTGAATTAGCAAGAAATTGTTTCTTTCAAGTCCCAATGAGTGGGAATTCAATGGCTCAAGCACAACTAATACTTAACATGTTTCCTCCTACTCATGGTTATAGTCTTGTTCAAGGAGATGGAACACTTAGGCTAGGATGGAAAGACACTAGCTTATTCACTGCTTCTGCTTGGACGTCACATGGTTCTTGTTAGATTAATTGaatcaattatttttaaattttatcatttCAGGACTTCatttattaattctaataatAAGTAGGCATTTATTAAATCTAAAACAAAGAGTCACAAAGTAACTCCAAATTGTTTGTACTTCTGTTTCAATATTGATGCTTTACTGTATTCTTGCGATTAGGTATTTATTAAAGTTGTTTATGTTTTGTGTCTGTTCACTTGTGTTCTTTCTTTATTTGTCTTCAAGTACATTTGGTGAATTTATGGTTGAAGCGTATAAAGCTCTATTATTAGTCTGCACTCTGCCGGCAGCTCACATTCAACTGGATACGCAGATATACTACACGCACACTTGCATATTTGCATTTCATGCGGTTGCATGCTTACATTGCATGTATAAGTTACACATAGGATGATCAGGTACATGCAGTTGATGTTGTATAAGATCAAAATTACCCACATGATCTTATTGAATACCGATTAAAGATAGAGAAAATGTCCTAAATAACACAATTGACTTAGAAGACCCTAAGATACAGAATCCAAAATTAAGGTTCCTAATGACAGAACAAAATGATATCTAAACTTGCTTTTTATCTGGACCACTTTTTTCATGACGCAACACAATAATTTAGAAAAAATGAGCAAAAATCTtctacaaataaaaataaatttccAAGTACGAATCCGAAAAGCAGAAAGAAAGAAAACTCTCCGGggtttttttattaatataataagATAATTAGACAATACATAATAATGATGTTTATATAGGTAGGGATAAAAAAACCTTAacaaaaaaatttcaaataaaaatataatatttattaaaaattaggGTGATCATGCAGTATTTCGAAAGATCATGCACAATCTCTAAATCTTCCGATATAACATCTGGTGCCGTATTGTATTTTGGCATGATCATGATATCCAATGACGTGATCATACCATCATGCATTTTCAAAAAATCATGCCTATCATCCAGAATCGTGATTATACCATCATGCATTTAAAACATATCATGTTTTCGCTTTACGTGTACCCTTACTCCGGTCCATCACATCCTCAAGACTTGAAGCCAGTTGTCCTAAATCAGTCTCCTCTACCTCTGAAGAACTCGACCCGAGTTCTCGTATGGATATGAAACAAATCGTTATGGTACCCATATGTATTAGTCGCACTAAACTTATTATAGATGTTCATAAAATCTGGAACAGGCAAAACATGGCAATTTGTCGTTAATCTTCCTTATCGCTTAAACGGTTCATACTTCCGGGGCTTTAGCTTATTGTACATTTCAACTAAGAACCTCTCTTTGCGCAACAACACCATCACCTCATATCCTTCTTTGAAAACTTTGACTCTCTTCTCACTACACCATATCTGACCTGTAGCAACACAAAAAAAGTGTTTAATGGCCAAAAAGTGTTACCTAAAGCAAAAAAAACTGGCTATGgttatatttttttgaaaatttggggTGTTGGATTTGCCCCTGCTACAATATGTGTCTACGGTTACACTTTTTGAAATTTTAGTAATACCGGTAAAAGTGTTACAATAGACACCCTATGGTTACACTTTCTATTTCTATGGTAACATCATACAAGTGTAACCACAACTCTATTGCAACACTTCTAAACCTTTAGTAACACCGAAAAATATGTTACAATATTCTCTTTTACAACATCATTTATTCTATTGTAACACAATTGTAAAATAGTTCAATCCTTTTGGTAACATTTTTATAGCTTATTGTAACATTTCCTTATAAATACTTTTATATATATTGTAACACACTTTTATTTATTGTAACATTTTTAACAGTTTTGACAATGTAAACATATCTATTGGTTACactttaatttttaaaaagtAATAAAATGTAAATCTACTTGTAACATTATGACTTGAATTGAGAACTGTTAACCAAATTACAAGTTCATCAAACTAGTACAAAGTTCCAAGCAAacaaaaataaaccaagtttCCAAATGTTGCAACTAGTTCTAATTAAACTAAATATACAAAGTTTTAGTATCTCAAGTTATCATGCAACAATAGAAACTAGTTCTACTTCAGAAACATGTCAATAAAACATGTTAACTACATGTCATCTCCACTGTAGTTTCCCTCCTCAAAGTTAACTTCAAGTTCCGGATTCTTCTGTTATCTTGTCTCTAACTGAAATTCCTTTGGTGGTAGATCTGCATTCATTAAGACCAGTAAGAAACTAAAAGACTTGCTTGGCACAATCTTAGACAAATAAACCTAGGTGCACAATCTTAGACTAAATAACGTGTTTTGAGTGTAAGCTCAAAACAGGAAATAATTATAAGTTTTGTCATGTTTACTGATTGGTGTATGTAATAAGTGATAATTGTTGACGAAAAATGAGAAGCATTTAACCAAGTCACCATTTTATAATGATCATTTaacttttttaaaatttttaaacatATACTATCTTCAAAGATTAACTGGAGTTACCTAAGATAGAATGATACCTTCTGTAATTTCCTGGGCTGAAGGAGGAACTGTAGCGCTGTTAAAGGTCTATGATGGAGAAAAAAGGAAAATATGAGCATCAATAATTAGAACATAATGATAACATAAAGTCGCAAATAACCAAATTATCACTATTTAAAAATCATTATAATTACAAGACACAGAGCTTAAAATCAGAGTTTCATCAAATGTACTGGCTACGATAAATCTACAACTAAAATCCTTATTGGACAATAATCAGATACTAACCTTTAAGATACTCGTATTCTTACAGATTAGTGCAGCTCTATGAATATTGGGTAATGAATACTGGTTAATGAATACTTGTAATAGTATTCTTATAGTATAATGCAGCTCTGTAAATAGTATTACAGCATATAATGAGAATATGATCAAAATCGCTGGTGATCAGCCGATTTCTTCTTATAAACACATATTACATAATAATCTGGATAAATTCGATAAAGTAAATGTATTAATGAAATGACCTCCAACAAGGATCTATGAAATATTACAAGATTATAAGGCCTATATGGCATATACGAACCTCTTCcatattatataataatatgatTATTTCTGCAATATTATCCTTGAGTTGAAAGCTACTGGTACTAACTAACCTTGCAATACGCTATGGTGGCACAACCACAGGTAAGCTGACCATTTGCTTGGTCGACAACTTCCGGAGCTCCTCCTCCATCACTTCTCTGCAATGACATAGCATTTGCATTACAAAAACCTTTTTCGTTCTGAACTCAGATAAATTGATCATTAATACCATAAATAATTAACTTAAATATTGTATCAAGTGAAGACATCCAAACCTGATAAATATCTACAGCAATGAAGTTTGGAAATTTTTTTCCTGCTGGTTTTTGGCAAGCGTCCATCATACTAAGTAACGGAGCTGAATTATAATCTGCACAAGCTTTTGGTGGCTATTTTCCCTAGTGAAGAGTTAAATTGTTTGGAAATATTTGATGCACTTCTTGTATTTATAAGTTATAAAGATTAAGTGTAAAATCTAAATCAACAAATGGTTTTTAATTATTTAGAGAGATCAGCATAATTGCTTTGTATAAATCAAGACTACAACAAAAACACACAACAAAAGCACCACAGTTTATACGCCATTTAAAAACAAAGTACATGTAAACAGTGGTAGAGCAATAACACCATGAATGTGGAGGTGAGAAAGAAGACATACAAATAATATCACCAACATGGAAGGTCTTAGTAACAGACCATTTTCTGTAGTCAATACTACCAGTAATGGTCCGACCTGCCGACTCCTCTACCTTGTACACAGCTCCTATACTTCTAAACTGTATTCACTATTGAGCCAAACAACTATTAGCACCTACCCGCTTTAGCCTTGATAATAAGAATAAACAATCTATCAAGAGAAAGATGATGACATGAAGCAAAGCTCGTTTCATGATACAAAGTAGAGTCTTTACAGTTAAAGAAATGACCAGGCAATAGAACCTTTTAACAAAATATATAACCATGTGATTCTTACCACATTACTCCAATACTCATCTATCAAATGCACTACTTCCAAGGGCACGTCAACCTGAAAAGAATATTAATTCACAATTAGTAAAAATGTTCGCTCCCCTGTGATTTAGGTAACTTTGCCAAATCGACTATATGCATAGAAACATCAGTCTATAATAAAGAGAAAGGTGACTTTCCCGTTGCAGAATGTACCGTGttattttaagaaaattcaaccTGAGGCAAAGCGACATCCTATTATTTCGGCTTCTCGTAATAAACAGTTCAAATCATATTTTCCAAGGTTCGATTAGTTACCTCAATTTGTCCATCAGTTTGAGGATGAGTTGTTTGAGAATGAATCAATTTGCCCAACAGTTTAATGAGTAAGTTTAGTATTGTTCTAATTTATTAGCAGCCATAGATAGCATTAACCAGAGGATTTCATCAGGATCTTGGAAATATTTGAGTATAAATCTTATTCATATTCCCCAAAAGTACAATAATACCACTGAAAATCTTGCTAAAGAATGGGCTAAAAAACCCATTATCATTAGTGGTTGGTTATAATATTGTTACATAAGGGGGCAGTAGTTAATCATGATTGGCTCTTCAGTTCTCTAATTTGGACAGGTGTTATAATGCCCTCCAACCTCGAGTCAGAAATTTGGagttcacaacacacacatacAATATAAAACTGTATAAGAAATAATAATTGTAATGACCCTACACTACACAACTgcggatcgcaataggttaaagtacgaaacaagccacaaccttaacttatattacatcgtaccaaatctcaactagttgaacttacaactgataataaaacaTTCTTAAAAACTTACAAAACTCAAAATTAAAGCATAAAGCtcatgctagctcgatccaattcaacctggaatcctagctcacacactACTTTACAGATCCTCTTTATTAAtagtttccttcttaactgaaaaagaacataaaaag is a window of Apium graveolens cultivar Ventura chromosome 11, ASM990537v1, whole genome shotgun sequence DNA encoding:
- the LOC141695748 gene encoding scarecrow-like protein 23, which gives rise to MKGAFEVAHGALSVIQPHEQWDYTLSVGYPTSANSNHYLKPKTTGVPERNELSDWVENVTRQLIEDLPESSLQTESSTVVYEDNTVPALTGELRPRKIAKRSHDSSGHENNNAHFPDQSNIIGIGCGDNNTKQISLSKLDESGLSLITLLLECAVAISVDNLGEAHRMLLELNQTASPYGPSCAERIVAYFAKAMSSRVMNSWLGICSPLINYKNVHSAFQVFNNVSPYIKFAHFTSNQAILEAFHRRDRVHIIDLDIMQGLQWPALFHILATRMEGPPHVRMTGMGSSMELLVDTGKQLSNFAKRLGMSFEFHPVAKKFGDLSDVSMLQIRRGETLAVHWLQHSLYDATGPDWKTMRLLQDLNPRVITLVEQDISHGGSFLDRFVGSLHFYSTIFDSLGAFMPTDDSNRHRVEHELLHREINNIMAIGGPARSGEEKFKHWRSELARNCFFQVPMSGNSMAQAQLILNMFPPTHGYSLVQGDGTLRLGWKDTSLFTASAWTSHGSC